GCTTTGGGCGCCCAATCCATGCAGGTTTCCTTGACCAGCGCATCCAGATTGACCGGTTTCAATTCACTCATGCCGTCAATGGGGCCCGATTTTGCCAGCACCAGCAATTGCGTAATGGTATGAGATGCGCGGTCGGCGGAATTTTGCATTTGCTGCAGCGCCGGCTTCATAGCCGATAGCTCCTGTTCGCGCAGTGCGCGCTCAGCCTGCAGCTTCAAGCCGGCCAACGGCGTGCGCAACTGGTGGGCGGCATTGGCGACAAATCGTTGTTGGGCGGCAATGGCCGCCGCCAGGCGAGATAACAAGTCATTGATTGTGTCAGTCAGTGTACGGACTTCGAGAAAAACATGTCTTTCAGCGATAGGGCTTAAGTCGCGCGGCGAACGCTGAGCGATTTCATCGGCCAGAATATGTAAAGGCTTCAGTCCCCGCTTTAATCCTCTCAACAGGTAAATGCCGGCAAACAAGGTTAATATAACCTGCGGAACAAGATCGGCGAGTAAGATATCGATCATCATGTACCGACGCTTGTTCACCGTTTCGGCGACATGGACAAAAATTTTCTCCGGAGTTTCATCGCGTATGATCAGCATGGACACGACCCGGACCGGTTCGCCGCGAATTTCGTCCTCAAAAAAGACCGGATGTGACCAGTCCGCGCCCGGATCAAATGATTCCGGTACGAAACTATCCCCTACGATCATGCCCTGTTCAGAGGATATGATTTTGAAAAAGGTTTTATCGAACTCGTCCCATTTAAAAATTTCCAGCGCGGCGGGCGGCAGTTCCACCTGTATCTTGCCGTCTTTGACTTTGATTTCCTGAGTCAGTGACCGGGCCGAGTCCAGCAGCCAGCGGTCATAGGTTTCATTGACATAGTGCAGCGTAACAAAGTAGGAAAGCACGCTCTCGATCGCGACAAAGCAGATGAGCGGGATGATCAGGCGGAACAGAATTTCGGTTCTGAGGCTCCTGATTTTAGCCATTTGCCGTCTCCAGCAAATAGCCCAGCCCGCGCACTGTCCGGATGACGGCATCGTACGGTTCTATGCGCTTTCGGACGCGATGAATATAGACTTCAATGGCATTGTCGGCAAGCGCCTCCCCGTCAGCCGACAAGCGTTGCGCGATACGATCCTTACTGACGACTTTGCCGGCTTGCATCAGCAATATTTCCAGGACGCCGTATTCCCGCGCCGACAGTTGTATCGGTTGGCCATCGGCCAACACCTGATGATTCTGCGTGTCCAATGCCAGCCTGCCGATGACGATAGCATCCCGAAATCCACCGTAGCAGCGCCGTATAAGCGCACGAACGCGCGCTTCGAATTCCCGTAACTCAAATGGTTTGGTCATGTAGTCATCGGCGCCTTGTTCAATGCCTTCGATCCTGTCATTAATGCCGTCCCGAGCAGTCAGGATCAAAATCGGCAAAGGTATTTTGCGCAGCCTGAACCTTCGCAACAGCTGCAGCCCGTCCACATCCGGCAGCCCCAGGTCCAATACGATTAAATCGAAGTCTTGCGACAACAGCAGTTGCTCGGCATAACTGCCCCTGGTGGCGCAAGTGACCGAATAGCCGTTGGCGCTTAAGGTATGCGTCAATCCATCTGCCAAAACCGCATCGTCTTCTATCAGTAAAATTTTCATACACTAAAATTCATGTGAAAGGTTCTTGAAAGGTTACACGAATATAATAATTTCGAATCGAAATTTTTAGGGCGTAAAAGCCTTTACTGTAAAGCGGAAAGCATAACATTAATTATTGGTTGCGCTCTCATGATCAATATTTAAGGGAATCGCTATGAAATCGTTTGAAAAATTATTAAGTGAAAACAAAGCCTGGGCCCGGGAAAAGAAAACCCATGACCCGGAATTCTTTACCCAGCTGGCTAAAGCACAGAAACCGGAGTTTCTCTGGATCGGCTGTTCGGACAGTCGGGTACCGGCGGAAATTATCGTCAATGCCCAGCCCGGCGAGATGTTTATTCATCGCAATATAGCCAATCAGATGATCTCGACCGATTTCAACTGCCTGAGCGTGCTGCAATATGCCGTTACCGTACTGCAAGTCAAGCATATCATCGTTTGCGGGCATTATGGCTGCGGCGGCGTCAAGGCTGCTTTAAGCAGGCAAAGTTCGCAGTTGGTCCTTACCAATAAATGGCTGATGCATATCAAGGATGTTTATCGTTTCAACAGAGCTGAAATCGATGCGCTGCCGACTGAAGAACAGCGCGTCAACCGACTGGTTGAGCTGAATATTCTGGAACAGGTGCAGACGCTGGCCCATACCTCGATCATCCAGCAAGCCTGGCATGAAGAAAACCGGCCCACTTTGCACGGATGGGTTTATGGTCTGGACGATGGCTTGCTGAAACCACTGATTACGCTTTATCCCGATACCGAAATTGATCCGATTTTTAAGTACGATTATCACGAGGCGGAAATGGCGTTGCCGGAACCGGAAAAGAAATTCGCTTTCAGCCGAAAATAATTGGCGGGTTGTAGGTTTGAACCTGGAGGCACTGCCCGCGACCCGCTTAAGCAATAGCGTTATATGCGCTATGGAAGATCGTTCTCCTCAATCATTGCCCCCTCATGCTGCCAACGGCCGCTTACTTTGCACAAGTGGCCCAGAAAATAGTGGTCTGGCCGGTATGCTGTGAATCACAAGGCGTTGGTAGCACTTTTTTTGCTTGTGGGCGAGTGATGCGAGAGAAAAGTTTTATCTGCAGGCGCGGAACTGCTAAAGCCGACTTTTTAATTTTCCAACAATAGTTTTGGAGTTCATACATGAACAAAGGACTAAATAAAATTCTTGTCCCCGTCGATTTTTCAGATTTTAGCCGTAAAGCCTTGCCTGTTGCTCAGGAATTAGCACGTATCTATAAGGCCCGGATATCACCGTTTCATGCCTATGATCTATATTCAAACATGGACGGTTTTCACTATGACGTCGACAGTTTTCACATCGATGGCGATCCGGCCACCATTGAGCAGGCCATAAAGACCAAACTCCGGCAGTTTGCCTTGGAAGCGGTGGATAACGGCATTCTGGATGACAGTGTCGCTGCGCAGGACCGCAAGCCGGCCCAGGCTATCGTCGAGGCGTCCGGTCGGTTTGACATGATTGTCATGAGCAGCCACGGCAGGACCGGTTTCATGCGCATGTTAATGGGTTCTGTCGCCGAAAAAGTGCTGCGTTTCGTCAACCGTCCCATTGTTATCGTAGAGGACGAATCCGAGTTTACGCCCTTCCGTAAAATTCTTGTCCCTACCGATTTCTCTTCGAACTCCCTGGCGGCGCTGCCTTATGCGCAGGATATAGCGCAGGTTACCGGCGCGGAAGTGCATTTGTTCCATGCCTTGTGCGGCGACTTCCACAATCCTGAGCAATTCGAGCAGCAGAAACAGGAACGGCTGGAAAAATTGCATGAAATCGCCGAACGGCATCTGCCGGAGCTTGCCGGCAATTTGAAATGCTTTGTCGCCCATGGCGCCGACTCGGCCCACAACGCGATTCGCGAACATATCATCGGGCAGCATTACAACCTGGTCGTTATGGCGGCGATAGGCCGGACCGGGCTTGACCATCTGCCCATCGGCAGCACGGCAGCGACCCTGATCCGAGCCGTCCACACGACCTTCATGGTGATAAAACCTTGATCCATGAGGTTAACGATTGCAGCGACCGGCTGATTTGGACAAGCCCTGCGAACGCAACCGGAATTCAATATAAAACTAAATACAACTCCAGAATAGGAGCGGGCATATGATTCACAAACATCTCGGTTATTATGTAAAGCATCTGCATCACGATATCCCGTCGGGGCTGGTCGTGTTTCTGGTCGCTTTGCCGCTTTGTCTGGGCGTGGCGCTGGCTTCCGGGGCGCCGTTGTTTTCCGGGCTGATCGCAGGCATGGTCGGCGGGCTGATCGTCGCCTGGGCGAGTGGTTCTCAGCTCAGCGTTTCCGGGCCGGCCGCCGGTCTGACCGTGATTGTGCTCAATGCCATCGATCATCTGGGCAGTTTTCAGGGTTTTCTGGTCGCCGTTGTACTGGCGGGCATGCTTCAGCTCGTGCTGGGTTTTCTCCGGGCCGGCGCCATCGGCGCTTATTTCCCTTCGGCTGTAATCGAAGGCATGCTGGCTGCAATCGGCTTGATCCTGATCATGAAGCAGATCCCCCATGCCATCGGATATGACGCCAGTTTTGAAGCCGATGAGGTCTATATCGGCGAAACTGTACAGGCTACTGTGCAATCTATGATGGGTTCATTGAAGGCGATTTCACCGGGGGCCACAGTCGTCAGTGTCGTATCGCTGCTGATATTGATGATATGGGAGAGCAGCTTTATAAAGCGTGTTGCCTTGTTCCGGCTGATTCCCGGCGCGCTGCTGGTCGTTGCCTGGGGCATCGTCTACAACATGGTCGCGTTGCGCATGGCGCCTGAATGGGCGATCTCCGCCAAACATTTGGTCTCGTTGCCGGTCACTGAAAGGCCGGAAGATTTTCTCAAACTGTTCACCTTCCCCGATTTCAGTTTTCTGGCTAAGCCCGAAGTGTATACGGTGGCTTTGACGATGGCTATCATCGCCAGCTTAGAAACCCTGTTGAGCCTCGAAGCGGCTGATAAAATGGACCCGCTCAAACGCGTGGCGCCGACTAACCGCGAATTGAAAGCCCAGGGCATCGGCAATATGGTCAGCGGCTTGCTTGGCGGCATACCTATCACCGCCGTCATCGTGCGTAGCGCCGCCAATATCAATGCCGGCGGACAAACCAAAGTGTCGAGCTTCACGCACGGTTTGTTTCTGCTGCTCAGCGTGATGTTTTTTGCTCGCTTTCTCAACAATATTCCGCTGTCCTGCCTGGCGGCTATTTTGCTGCAAACCGGTTATAAACTGGCCAAGCCGAAAATTTTCATCGAGTTTTTCCATAAGGGCTGGAGCCAACTGGTGCC
This is a stretch of genomic DNA from Methylobacter sp. YRD-M1. It encodes these proteins:
- a CDS encoding response regulator, with amino-acid sequence MKILLIEDDAVLADGLTHTLSANGYSVTCATRGSYAEQLLLSQDFDLIVLDLGLPDVDGLQLLRRFRLRKIPLPILILTARDGINDRIEGIEQGADDYMTKPFELREFEARVRALIRRCYGGFRDAIVIGRLALDTQNHQVLADGQPIQLSAREYGVLEILLMQAGKVVSKDRIAQRLSADGEALADNAIEVYIHRVRKRIEPYDAVIRTVRGLGYLLETANG
- the can gene encoding carbonate dehydratase; this translates as MKSFEKLLSENKAWAREKKTHDPEFFTQLAKAQKPEFLWIGCSDSRVPAEIIVNAQPGEMFIHRNIANQMISTDFNCLSVLQYAVTVLQVKHIIVCGHYGCGGVKAALSRQSSQLVLTNKWLMHIKDVYRFNRAEIDALPTEEQRVNRLVELNILEQVQTLAHTSIIQQAWHEENRPTLHGWVYGLDDGLLKPLITLYPDTEIDPIFKYDYHEAEMALPEPEKKFAFSRK
- a CDS encoding SulP family inorganic anion transporter, whose product is MIHKHLGYYVKHLHHDIPSGLVVFLVALPLCLGVALASGAPLFSGLIAGMVGGLIVAWASGSQLSVSGPAAGLTVIVLNAIDHLGSFQGFLVAVVLAGMLQLVLGFLRAGAIGAYFPSAVIEGMLAAIGLILIMKQIPHAIGYDASFEADEVYIGETVQATVQSMMGSLKAISPGATVVSVVSLLILMIWESSFIKRVALFRLIPGALLVVAWGIVYNMVALRMAPEWAISAKHLVSLPVTERPEDFLKLFTFPDFSFLAKPEVYTVALTMAIIASLETLLSLEAADKMDPLKRVAPTNRELKAQGIGNMVSGLLGGIPITAVIVRSAANINAGGQTKVSSFTHGLFLLLSVMFFARFLNNIPLSCLAAILLQTGYKLAKPKIFIEFFHKGWSQLVPFVVTIVAILMTDLLKGIGVGIAVGLYYVIRANYHAAISLTKTDDHYVLSLNKDVTFLNRARLRQYFNQIEENSTVLIDGSKTQFIDHDILETIHDFMLSAHDNNIKVEARELEGKGKIQTEPDSDSNVVLAKGKGKNQAKPDSKATGPLKKGQMQAVISSKATG
- a CDS encoding universal stress protein: MNKGLNKILVPVDFSDFSRKALPVAQELARIYKARISPFHAYDLYSNMDGFHYDVDSFHIDGDPATIEQAIKTKLRQFALEAVDNGILDDSVAAQDRKPAQAIVEASGRFDMIVMSSHGRTGFMRMLMGSVAEKVLRFVNRPIVIVEDESEFTPFRKILVPTDFSSNSLAALPYAQDIAQVTGAEVHLFHALCGDFHNPEQFEQQKQERLEKLHEIAERHLPELAGNLKCFVAHGADSAHNAIREHIIGQHYNLVVMAAIGRTGLDHLPIGSTAATLIRAVHTTFMVIKP
- a CDS encoding sensor histidine kinase N-terminal domain-containing protein; this encodes MAKIRSLRTEILFRLIIPLICFVAIESVLSYFVTLHYVNETYDRWLLDSARSLTQEIKVKDGKIQVELPPAALEIFKWDEFDKTFFKIISSEQGMIVGDSFVPESFDPGADWSHPVFFEDEIRGEPVRVVSMLIIRDETPEKIFVHVAETVNKRRYMMIDILLADLVPQVILTLFAGIYLLRGLKRGLKPLHILADEIAQRSPRDLSPIAERHVFLEVRTLTDTINDLLSRLAAAIAAQQRFVANAAHQLRTPLAGLKLQAERALREQELSAMKPALQQMQNSADRASHTITQLLVLAKSGPIDGMSELKPVNLDALVKETCMDWAPKALQREIELSFEGPKQPVYVRGDEVLLRELLGNLLDNAIVYGKEHGNIIVKLKHSPTPSLIVEDDGPGIPDLEQDKIFERFYRIPGSSGNGCGLGLAIVKEIADLHKARLELSRVSAAGGTRVTVVFGNL